The Nitrospinota bacterium genome segment TTTTTGGATTGGTATCTGTAGATACTGGTTGTCGTAATATTCTGATGACCTAATAATTGCTGAACGTTCCGAATGTTAATACCCTGATTAAATAATCTGGTAGCAAATGAATTATAACTTGCATTTAATTTAGGGGAAAATCGCATTTAATCCGATAAATTTACTAGCCAAATTCTTCCTGAAGCAATTCTCATACCCAGCAAAACCCGTTCCGCGCTTTTCATCCCAAACTAACTGCAACTTTTTCCCAAACTAAATGCGCGGTTATAGCGAGCAAAAAAATAAGTTTGGGTGATTTTAAGGGAATTCTTTGCATCGCTTTTCTATCTTCATACGAAGGGCTTATGATAGTCTCTGATCTTGCCCGGAATATGTGGATACGAAGTTAAGCCGCATTTTGCTTCTCAAAATCTACCGGGCTGAGATAGCCCAAG includes the following:
- a CDS encoding tyrosine-type recombinase/integrase, encoding MRFSPKLNASYNSFATRLFNQGINIRNVQQLLGHQNITTTSIYRYQSKNVV